From Megalobrama amblycephala isolate DHTTF-2021 linkage group LG24, ASM1881202v1, whole genome shotgun sequence, the proteins below share one genomic window:
- the arhgef19 gene encoding rho guanine nucleotide exchange factor 19 — protein MLPGYGFSPLLDFQPHLQAFHCRGESSDMWFPGSVEAQALSDSREGRPLLRQHQHIAVCQQETLAFIDLQQPSINGFQSRTPESCSSSLCSKPVRCNGSSPSDFAKNGSTDKTLDNYLTQDSNNVEVVQDQTWTPITGLPETVYEKPEPRVKGLSSRDLFLPLSPTYAPGDRNSLESQQLSSPSSPLEFQSPDPFRPQRRTSLGSIKEKSIRRKMRVYSPDTLSDESLSSPGVECDYLLPTSFESFIEGGLGMVGSTIPTSQNSSPLPGVDEDLSLLAIPTSPKPFLDIPQEGARSEGGVNDGGSQRLGLEDGGALEGPALNSGTSLPLSCSRSADNERRRFSASELISRLQLSQRKNSFTLKLGKSLSARVASRDRHLSGNLSSDYKSNSRRCFSGGSSDTAPHSPVGFAPPLPSADCNLPLHRRSSKQSMRKISIDEDGGSPSSSSKRLSRFLPNLILYQEYSDVAINREIQRQQGAEPGTDEERGDSVSPGNLSPSSSFRSSRGSAFSLWQDIPDVRSSGQLDNFSNEERKLQEAKFELVTSEASYIRSLSIAVDHFMTSPELCECLGMQERQWLFSKLPDVKEVSERFLLDLEHRLEGDILRFDVCDIVLDHCPALRRVYLPYVTNQAYQEQTYQRLLQDNPRFPGILARLEEDPICQRLPLTSFLILPFQRITRLKMLVENILKRTTPGSRDEDTATKALNELKKIIKECNSSVQSMKRMEELIHLNKKINFEGKIFPLISQSRWLVKHGELLEVDTQNLNISGSKFKLTTRPVYLHLFNDCLLLSRRKDTWKFMVFVHAKIEDLKVKDLSQKLQGISGFIFYLQLCEGQQLKHQILLKSPTESSKQRWITAMFPSDPKAAIEQTNENDDLSQVQCIKSYQSQEHDELTLEKADILQAVTITSDGWVEGIRLSDGERGWFPKTYVEEITSRSARLRNLRENIRIKCVSQKLEGETL, from the exons ATGCTCCCTGGCTATGGATTCTCTCCTCTTCTTGACTTCCAGCCTCACCTCCAAGCGTTCCATTGCAGAGGCGAGAGCTCTGACATGTGGTTCCCAGGCTCAGTTGAGGCCCAGGCTCTGAGTGACTCTCGGGAAGGTAGGCCTCTCCTGCGACAGCATCAACACATTGCGGTGTGTCAGCAAGAGACATTGGCCTTCATTGACCTTCAACAGCCAAGCATTAATGGTTTCCAATCACGAACACCGGAAAGCTGTAGTTCCTCTCTTTGCTCCAAGCCTGTCAGATGCAATGGAAGCAGTCCATCTGACTTTGCCAAGAATGGGAGTACAGACAAAACACTGGACAATTATTTGACCCAGGATAGCAATAATGTGGAAGTGGTTCAGGATCAGACGTGGACACCCATTACTGGCTTACCTGAGACCGTTTATGAAAAACCTGAACCAAGAGTTAAGGGCCTCAGTTCTCGAGACTTGTTTCTGCCGCTGTCCCCTACATATGCACCTGGGGACAGGAACTCTTTGGAGTCTCAACAGCTGAGCTCCCCCTCTTCCCCCTTAGAGTTCCAGAGTCCAGACCCATTTCGCCCTCAAAGACGCACCTCTTTGGGATCCATAAAAGAGAAGTCCATAA GGCGTAAGATGAGGGTATACTCTCCAGACACTCTGAGTGATGAGTCTCTCAGCAGCCCAGGCGTGGAGTGTGATTACCTGCTCCCAACATCCTTTGAATCGTTTATAGAAGGAGGGCTTGGCATGGTGGGCTCTACTATCCCCACATCCCAAAATTCCAGCCCTCTCCCAGGGGTAGATGAGGACCTCTCTCTTCTTGCCATACCGACCTCTCCAAAACCATTCTTAGATATCCCTCAGGAGGGTGCCAGATCAGAGGGGGGCGTAAATGATGGGGGGAGCCAGAGGTTGGGCCTAGAAGACGGCGGAGCCCTGGAAGGCCCTGCCCTCAACAGTGGGACCTCACTGCCTCTGTCCTGTTCTCGCTCAGCAGACAATGAGCGCCGGCGCTTCTCTGCCTCTGAGCTCATCTCCCGCCTGCAACTCTCCCAGAGGAAAAACTCTTTTACCCTTAAGCTGGGCAAGTCTCTCTCTGCTCGTGTGGCCTCCCGGGACCGCCACCTGTCTGGAAACCTTAGCTCAGACT ACAAATCCAACTCCAGACGTTGCTTCTCAGGGGGATCAAGTGACACTGCACCACATAGTCCAGTGGGGTTTGCACCACCACTGCCCTCTGCTGACTGTAATCTGCCACTGCACAGGAGGAGTTCAAAGCAAAG TATGAGAAAGATTTCCATTGATGAGGATGGAGGCAGTCCTTCCAGTAGCTCTAAACGTCTATCACGATTCTTGCCAAACT TGATTTTGTATCAAGAATACAGTGATGTTGCTATCAACAGAGAGATTCAGAGGCAGCAGGGGGCAGAGCCAGGAACTGATGAAGAAAGAGGGGACTCTGTGTCCCCTGGCAACCTCTCCCCATCCAGCTCATTCCGTTCATCACGAGGCTCCGCCTTTTCCCTTTGGCAGGACATTCCTGATGTTCGATCCAGTGGACAACTCGACAACTTCAGCAATGAAGAGCGTAAACTGCAGGAG GCCAAGTTTGAGTTGGTGACATCAGAGGCCTCATACATACGCAGCTTGTCTATTGCAGTTGACCATTTTATGACGTCTCCTGAGCTGTGTGAGTGTCTTGGGATGCAGGAGAGGCAGTGGCTCTTCTCAAAACTGCCTGATGTGAAAGAAGTCAGTGAGAG GTTTCTTCTAGATCTGGAGCATAGATTAGAAGGGGACATTTTGCGTTTTGACGTGTGTGACATTGTCCTTGACCACTGTCCTGCACTGCGGAGGGTTTATCTGCCTTATGTCACCAATCAAGCCTATCAGGAACAAACCTATCAGCGGCTACT GCAAGATAATCCCCGTTTCCCTGGAATCCTTGCCCGCCTGGAAGAGGACCCAATATGCCAGAGGCTGCCTCTTACATCATTCCTTATCCTTCCTTTTCAAAGGATCACACGACTCAAAATGCTAGTAGAG AATATCCTAAAGAGAACAACGCCTGGATCACGAGATGAGGACACTGCCACCAAAGCACTTAATGAGCTCAAAAAG ATAATAAAGGAATGTAACTCCAGTGTGCAGTCCATGAAGAGGATGGAAGAACTAATTCATCTAAACAAGAAAATAAACTTTGAGGGCAAG attttcccTCTCATCTCTCAGTCTCGTTGGCTAGTCAAACATGGTGAACTTCTAGAAGTGGACACACAGAACTTGAATATATCTGGGTCTAAGTTTAAACTTACCACTCGTCCTGTGTACCTTCACCTGTTTAATGACTGTCTTCTGCTGTCCCGGAGGAAGGA CACATGGAAGTTCATGGTGTTTGTACATGCAAAGATTGAAGACCTCAAGGTGAAAGACTTAAGCCAGAAACTTCAGGGAATCTCAGGATTCATCTTCTACCTGCAGTTATGTGAGGGGCAACAGCTAAAACACCAGATTCTCCTCAAGTCACCCACAGA gAGCAGCAAACAGAGGTGGATCACAGCCATGTTTCCCTCTGACCCAAAGGCAGCCATTGAGCAGACCAATGAGAATGATG ATCTATCTCAAGTCCAGTGCATCAAGAGCTACCAGTCTCAGGAGCATGATGAGTTAACGCTGGAGAAGGCAGACATCCTTCAAGCTGTAACAATTACAAGTGATG GGTGGGTAGAGGGGATTCGGTTGTCAGATGGAGAGAGGGGCTGGTTCCCCAAAACGTACGTGGAGGAGATCACAAGCCGCAGTGCTCGTTTGCGAAACCTCCGTGAAAATATTCGCATCAAGTGTGTCTCACAAAAATTAGAGGGAGAGACTCTCTGA